The following DNA comes from Fusobacterium periodonticum ATCC 33693.
GCCGCGTTCGCCAGGCTTGCTGTACCATGTGCGCTGATTCTTGCGCTCAATACGTTGCAGGTTGCTTTCAATCTGTTTGTGGTATTCAGCCAGCACTGTAAGGTCTATCGGATTTAGTGCGCTTTCTACTCGTGATTTCGGTTTGCGATTCAGCGAGAGAATAGGGCGGTTAACTG
Coding sequences within:
- a CDS encoding antitermination protein N; translation: MDAQTRRRERRAEKQAQWKAANPLLVGVSAKPVNRPILSLNRKPKSRVESALNPIDLTVLAEYHKQIESNLQRIERKNQRTWYSKPGERG